The Nitrospira lenta DNA window GCTTCGTAATCCACGTAGTCACTCGTTCGAGCCTGCGTGAGTTGCGCGCGAAACGCGGGATCGGCCAGGCGACTCTGAACATCCGGCGTCGTCTTGGCTTCAGCCACCTGATCGATGTCGATATAGAGCTCGTTGAGATACAGCCGGCTACTCGGTGAATACGGACTGATGTGATAGGGCCTGGTGTTCTTCAGTGCGTGCAAGGGATTCAACCCGATGACACCGGCGCCCAACTGTGTGCCGGCCCACTCGACGAACTTGGATAAGTCGCCAAAATCTCCGACGCCCCAGTTCCGTTCGCTGCGCAGCGAGTACAGTTGCAGGGCGAACCCCCAGGTCCGAGCACCAGTATGGAACGATTCAGGGGCATAGCAGCGCGCCGGCGCCATGATCAAACGAAACTGGAACTCAATCGGCGTCGATCCGCCCCGCACCCAGATCTTCACATCGTAATAGCCGATCGGCAAATCCAACGGCAGGGGGAGCATCAATCGCACAGAGCGACGCCCCTGGATCACCCGCTCCTCATGAATCGGAAGACTCGGCCCCTCGTTTCGCTCACCGTGCTTTTCACCGCGCTCGTCGATCGCCATCCAATGGACGTACAGCTGCCCATCTTCCGAAGCCTCGCAGCGCACGTGCAACGGCCACTCACGGGGAGCTTGCCCAGCCCTGACGACACAGACCGGATCGCATCCCCGCTCCCACGGCCGCTGATCCCATGCGGTGAGTTCTTCAATCAGCGCGGAACGATCGGATACACGAAACCCCATGGCCGAGAGAATGGCCCGGCGAGTGTCATCAGTCGTAACATGGCGAACCCCAGCGATGTCGTGATAGTCTGCGGCAACACCGGCACGGTCGGAGAGAAGATTCAGGAGCTCCGCTTCTGGCAGGTCATACATGGGCGAGAGTGTGCGGGACGACCTGCCGTAAGTCAAGCTATCCTATTGTTTCCCTAGTCTATTTCAGATTGCTCGAAACGCCATTGAATATCGCCTCTCCCCGCTTTGGCACGAGTTCATGGGCCTACGAAGGCTGGCAAGGACTCGTCTACCATCGAACCTATCCAAAGAGTCGATTCAGCCAGGACACACTTGCGGAATATGCCGCGTATCCCGGGCACGAGGCGCCCCTCTTTTCAACCGTCGGCATCGACCATTCATTTTATCGCCCGGCCAGCGCCAAGCAATTCGCCCACTACGCCGAACAAGTGCCGGACACGTTCCGATTTTGTCAGAAGGTGTGGGAAGAGATCACCATCCCCGCCTATGCCAACCTTCCGCGATACGGCGCGAAGGCCGGCAAACCCAATCCTCGATTTCTCGATGTCGGGACCTTTCGCGATCTTGTCCTGCAACCCGCCTTGGATGGCTTGGGCCAGACACTCGGGCCCTTCATCTTCGAATTTCAGCGCTGGGGGCTCGACCCAGACGCCTTTCTCCGGCAACTCGATCAATTTCTCGGACAGCTGCCATCCGGCCCCGCCTATGCGATCGAAGTGCGAACGCCCGCCATCCTTGGCCCGCGCTATCACGACATCCTTCGCGCTCATGCGGTCGCTCACGTATACAATCATTGGACCGCCATGCCTCCGCTGTCCGAACAACATCTGCGCCTGACGCGCACATTCACCGCCCCCTTCACCGTCCTTCGGCTCCTGACTCCGCTGGGGCTGGCCTTTGCCAACGCGGTCGAACGCTACGCCCCCTACAATCGCATCGTACAGCCGCAGCCGCGTATGCGGCAGGAAACCGTCGAGCTGGTCAAGCAAGCGGCGGCCGAGGGGCGATCCGCGTATGTCCTCGTGAACAATCGATCTGAGGGGTGCAGCCCGTTGACCGTCCAGGCCTTGCTTGAAGCGCTCGCCATTCCGACCGACTCGCCTCTGACCGACTCGCCATTGTGAGGCCGTCACTCGCGTGGTAGCATGAGGCTCATCCGCATGGGTAGCGCGAGTCGTTCGCATCTGTCCCTCGCAGAGGAGGCGTTATGTCCATCCGTCTCTCCACCACCGGTGTCCTGCTCTTCTCCGCACTGATCGGCGGCTCTCTTCCTTTGCACGCGGCAGAGACGATGAACGGCCGGCTTGAAATCATCGGCGAATATCGGTACGCCGCACGCGAATCAGAGCCTATCGCCGAGGCCAAAGCCTTCGCCTGCCGGGAAGCCTGGCGCCAGGCCGTGACCAGCTCATCGCTCTATCGTGAATACACCGCCGCCGTCATCGACTCACCGCTCTTACGCGAGCTGTCCTCGACTCTCGCCAATCGCCATGTGTACGATCCCCGGATCGTTGAGCAGACAGAACGGGGGCGGACCCTCTCCTGCCGCGTGCAGGGGTATCTCCAGACAGACGAGAGTGCGCGCGTCATTCGCACACAGCTGACGAGCGGACCGTCGCCGACGGAGGGGATCGACCAAAACCGCGCATTGCGCATTCTCACCGTGCAGGAAGAGGCCAATGGCGTCATTGCGATCCAGTACCAGGCCCTCAAGCGGTTAGACTGGCTCGGCACCCACTATCAAGGCGGGTTGCGGGAATCCGCGGACATCATGGTGGATTTCTATGATGAACAAGGCTTGCTCATCAAGACCGAGCGCTACCAGGCCAGGCGCACGGCGACCGGCGATGATGTCATGAGTCCCGGCGCCATCGCCGTCCTCAAAGTCACCAAACCGGCCGGCAGTAAAACCTATCGCGCCTGGCTGGTGAAATAGCCCCCTTCACCCGCCGCATTCCGCCTCGTACCGGCTCGCCCTCGCAGATTCTTTCTGCCTCCCCCTTTAGTTCGACTGGGTCACAACCGATAGAGATAGCCGAGAGCCTCTTCAAACCGGTCGTACGTACAAGACGTAGGGAGGGTGTACGGTGATGTCCTCGACGCAAGAACTCGTCCAATCCTGTTCCAACATCTTCACGCTCCCCGAAATCTATTTTCGCGTGCGCGATGTTGTCGACGACTCGACCTCAACCATGGATGACTTGGCGAACGCCCTCAAGCTCGACCCGGCGATTTCCGCCCGGCTGTTGCGCATCGTCAACAGTCCACTCTACGGATTCCCCAAGCAGATCGACACCATCACTCGCGCGGTGAACATGCTCGGGATGCAATCCGTCAGCGATCTGGTTGCCGCCACCTCCATCGGACGGACCTTCAGCGGAATGACTTCAGACTTGATGGATCTCCCAGCCTACTGGCGCAAAAGTGTGCTCTGCGCCTTGCTGGCCGGCAAGGTGGCAAAGGCCTGCGGGATCGAAGATAGCGAACGATTCTTTATCGAGGGGCTCTTGCGGGATATCGGGCACTTGGTGTTGTATCAAACGATTCCGGAACGGGCTCAGTCAGCCCTTGTCGAGGCGGGCAATTTCGGCACCGCCCTGGCGGAAGTGGAACAGTCTAGTATCGGCTTCGACTTTACCGAAGTCGGCGCCGAATTGATTCGCTTCTGGGGTATGCCTGGCCAGATCGAACTGGCCATTCGTCATCAATTGAATCCGCACGCAGCCGGCGAATACAATCTCCATGCATCGATCGTCCACCTCGCCGGGGCCGTCGCCGATCACGCCGAACTAGATCCGATCCGCGCTAAACAGCCTCCGGCCTTTGATCCCTTCGCCCTCTCCTGCACACATTTCAATCCCGAAGAGCGCCCGACGCTGCTGAAAGAAGCCCAAGGACAACTGCAAGAAACCCTCTCGTTCATCTATCCACTGTCGATGGCCGCGTAGAACCCGGAACGACTGTCCGCTCACTCTCGAAGCCACCTATTCAACACGCCACCGCTGCGTGTGGGTGAGCGTGAGCCAGTTCATAAATCGGGAAAGGTCCCTACCCTGGCGCGGCCACGCGACAAGGTGCCAGTGATTCGGCATGACACAGTAGGCCAGCAACCGCATCGACAAGCGTTCACACGCCTGGACCAGCACTCGTTCAAACGCCGCATAGTCCCCGTCGTCTTCAAATAAGGTCCGGCGTGCGTTGGCGCGATTCAAGACGTGATACACGACATTGCCGGATGCCGCGCGTAACGGTCGCCCCATGGACACCCCCTAGTTCATGCCGCTACCACGAACAATGGTTCCTGACACCTTTTTCTTCCTCTAAGAACTAATGGACCTCCTGCTTGAGGCCTTGTAGCTAGGGCATATCCAACGCCCAACGTTGGGATGCCCTTGGTATCCGTATAGATACGAGGAACAAACGCTTCCTCTCTTCGCAGAAACTGATAGACCGCCTCGTTAAAATCACCCGAGATAGGAGATGGATTAGTAGGCATGAAAGAACTCCTTACTTTTCATCATGCGATTTAGATACAGTTGGGTGAATGATGCAGATTGCACCCATGCGGGTTCTCTTCTTGTTGTATTCCCAAATGTCAAGCGAGTAGGTATCAGCCCCACCAGCAGGGTACAGGTCGAAAATATAATTTCTTCCTTTATAGTTGATGATATCGCTGTAGTCCGGAACCGTTGAGAATTGTCTCAGCCCATCGACTTCAAGACCATCTGACACCCTGCAATCGTGGAAGTTAATAACAAGATATGCGCCTCTGTTGTCGTAATCATCTTTACCCGGCTCCTGAAGTGCTTCTTGCCCTCCGGAGCTCACATGAAGAAACTTCTCATGATAGAAAATGAATTCGTCACCATCTGACGGGTTGTTGTTGATATCAACCTTATAGAGTTTGAAGTTTGTGGTGCCCACATATACATCCCCGTACTTCTCCATTTCTTCGGCAGGCAAGCTCTTAACGTCATCAGCAATCTTTGGGTGGAGAAGGACCCTCTTTCTAAATTCCAGCTTCGGACATTTCTGCTTGTACGTATCAAAAGCTGCGTCGCTGTAGTCATTCGCGACAACAATTGGTTTGACATAGTTGATTTTGTTCTGCGTTCGGAAGTCTGCTAGAAACTGTCGACAGAATTTACTCTGATCGGCTAGTTGAAACTTCAGCCGACTCAGAATGTTCACAATTTCCTGTTGCATATCATTCAAGGCAGAGGCCTGAGCACCCATCCCCGCTTTCCCCGCCCACGCGATACAGCTCATTACCAGCAGAAAAATCAGGGTGAGTCCGAGTTGCGTCTGTCTCATCAAGACCTCCGTCTTCTCATTATTGGGCGAACCATTCCATTCGCTACCCCTCTCTCATCTACGCTCTTGGCTTCCCCTGCCGCGCATCGCGCATCCCGACCAGCACTTGCTGAATTTGCTGATGCAGCCGCGCCAGCACATCCACGCCCATCGCCACGCGAGTGACGAGATGACCTTCCAATCCCTTTGGAGCAGCCTGTCCATCTTTCGCCGTCTTCGCAATGGCACCGAGTAGCGCAGGCTCGATGAAGCCGAAGTCCACATAGGCAATCCCCTGCGCCACGCCGACGTTGGTATAGTTCGTCGCGAGCGAATGGGCGCTTGATTCACTCGGCTTCACCCGCACGTCGAGCGAGATCGTCTGTTTTTACCGTACTCATAGCACTCGCACCCCTTCTGCGCCCCCGACACTCTCCTCCACCTAACCAGACCGCCACGAGTTTAATATAACATTGTACCTATTCCTAACCTGATGCTTTGAACCCTAGCCCGCTCGCTCGCCTCCGTCAAACATCGAACTCGGCCCATGCCATAGAGCCAGGGCTATCGAGATGGGATCTGATGAATCGGACAATTAAACGTCTCTTGCCTCTCGTCATAGACCTACTCTCATGAGAAAAAGGGAATCTATTCGTTCCTTCACACTGCACAAACTACGATTCCGTAGAAACGCCGTCGCGGACAACACATCCCCACAGAGACGTGCGATATCCTCTTCAACAGCCTCAACGTCCCCTTCGGAGAGAAGCCGAGGTTCGGCAGGTATCGGTAGGAGACCATATGGAAACTGTCGTGGAGAAATGATACGTTCCGCTGGCTAGGAGAAATCCCAGCAGCATTAAAAACAACCACACGGCCGTGGTGGCCGATCTGCCACGGCGAAACATTCAAGGCACGACAGCGTGGAAATCCACGAGTTCGAATGAGTCAACGTCAGACCGAGGCAACACGCTCAAGCAGCAGACGCTCGCTTGATGCCGCCAAAAGAGACACCCATGGCTCCCCTTTCACTCATCGCTTGTCATGAATGTGACCTCTTGCAACGAAGGATCGTCCTGCCTCAAGGGGGAGTCGGCCGCTGCCGGCGCTGTCATTCCGTGCTGTATAGAACTCGGCAGGGCGGGGTGGATCAACCGTTGGCCTGCGCCATTGCGGCATCGATACTGTTCTTGATCGCGAACGTCTATCCCATCGTCGGCCTTGAGGTGCAAGGGGAGCGACAGGCGGCCAATCTCTACGACACCGTGCATATGTTATGGGTGGAGGGGCGCGGAGAAGTGGCGATCCTCGTCTGCCTGACCGCACTGATAATGCCAGCCATCGAGATCGCTCTTCTTATCTACCTGCTGCTTCCATTGAAACTCCATTGTGTGACGGAAGGAACGCTCCCCGTCCTCCGCTTCTTGCAGGCCGTCCACCCGTGGAGCATGGTGGAGGTATTTCTCCTTGGCATTCTTGTGGCCTTCGTCAAGCTCGAACACCTCGCCGAGGTGCGGGTGGGAATCGCCCTGTGGGCATATGTAGGCCTGATCCCGTTGCTGATCGTGGCATCGCTCTCGTTCGATCCGGAGGCTCTATGGTCGGACATGCACGAGTAACCAGCGCGACCCTCGCACAAACGGCAGCCCGGCGGGGACTCCTCTCCTGCCCTCTATGCTCCCTGCTGACCCAAGCGGAACCGATGAATGGCGGCAGCCGGTGCGCCCGTTGCGGCACTCCACTCCATTTTCGGAAGCCGAACAGCATCTCACGGACCTGGGCACTGTTGCTCACCAGCTATATCCTGTTCATCCCGGCAAACCTGCTCCCGATCATGCACACCAACTCACTGTTCGGCACACAATCGGATACGATCGCGAGCGGGATCGTCTATTTCTGGGCGTCGGGAGATTGGCACCTCGCCATCATTGTCTTTATCGCCAGCCTGTTGATCCCTACTGCCAAACTCGCAATATTGACCTTTCTGGTCGTCTCCGTGCAGCGCCGTTCGACCTGGGATCCGCTCCAACGAACGAACATGTACCGAGTCATTGAGCTCGTCGGCCGGTGGTCAATGCTAGATGTCTTTGTCGTGGCGATATCGGTTGCGCTGGTGCATCTTCACTCACTCGCCACCATCCACGCCGGCGCCGGGGCCGTCGCCTTTGGAGCCGTAGTGATCACGACGATGCTGGCGACCATGACCTTTGATCCTCGATTGATCTGGGATCCCTACTGGACACGCGACCATGAGTAACTCCTTCGACCATAGCCCCTCCCCAGACCTTCCGTCGGCTGTCGCCGAAGCCCCGCGCCGCCGATCGATCCCGTTCATCTGGGTGCTGCCGCTCGTCGCCGCGCTGATCGGCGGCGGACTTATCGTCAAGGGCATTCTGGACCGCGGTCCTACCATCACGATTACCTTCAAAACAGCGGAGGGTCTTGAGGCCGGGAAAACCAAAATCAAATATAAGAGCGTCGAAATTGGCACAGTCAAACAAATCGCCCTCAGCAAGGATCAGCGCGGCGTATTGGTAACCGCCGAACTCGGCAAAGACACCGAACCCTACCTGGTTGACGACAATCGTTTCTGGGTCGTGCGTCCATTGGTGTCAGGCGGACAGGTCTCGGGGCTCGGCACGTTGCTCTCGGGATCCTTCATCGGGATGGATATCGGTAAATCCACCGTCGAACAGCGCGACTACATCGGCCTTGAGGCTCCGCCGATCGTCGCTGCGGATGTGCCTGGCCGTCATTTCGTCCTCATCAGCAATACCCTGGGATCGCTGGGAATCGGCTCTCCCGTACAATACCGCCAGATCGACGTCGGCAGCGTGGCGGGATTCAGCCTCAATCCGGACGGCACGGCCGTGACGATCAAGATTTTCATCAATGCGCCATACGATCAGTATGTGACGGCCGCAACCAGATTTTGGAACTCGAGCGGCATCGATTTTTCTCTGGATGCGACCGGCCTCAAAGTGGACACGCAGTCGCTCGCGTCTATTTTAATCGGCGGAATCGCCTTCGAGACCCCGCCCGATAGTGCGCCGGGATCGCCGGCCGAGGAAAACCATACCTTCGCCTTGGCTGACAACCGCTCCCAGGCAAGGAAACTTCCGGACGAGCTCGCGGTTCCCCTCATCATGTATTTCAAGGACTCGCTCCGTGGCCTGGCCATCGGCGCACCGGTCGAATTCCGCGGGGTCCCCGTCGGTGAAGTTCAATCCATGCGTGCAGAATATGACGAAGCGCAGGCCGAATATCGCTTCCCGGTCAGGATCGCAGTGTATCCTGGACGCTTGGCGGCCATGGCCTCCCAGGATGAGGCCCACAACATCTCGGATGCCAACAAGCGGCGGGAACGGTGGGACAGGCTGGTCGCGCATGGACTGCGCGGCCAACTCCAACCCAGCAGCCTCCTGACAGGACAACTCTATGTGGCCATGGAGATCTTCCCCGACGCGCCGGCACAGCAAATCGATTGGACGAAAACGCCCCCTGTCATACCAACCGTCGTGGGTTCGATGACGGAAATCCAGGATACGCTCCCGCGATTAATCAGAAAACTGGACCAGGTGCCCTTGGATCAAATCAGCAAGGACCTTCGACAGACCTTGCAAGCCTGGACCCACACAATGAACAACGCCAATCAACTGGTCATGCGGCTCGACACCGATCTTGTGCCGACCGCACGACTCGCGCTGACGGACTTGCAGAGCGCGCTGAAAACAGTGGAACATGGGATCGGAACCGATGCGCCGATTCAGCAGGATCTGCGTGACATGCTTCGCGAACTCAACCGAAGCGCACAGTCGGTTCGGTCGCTCGCGGACTATCTGGAACGCCATCCGGAATCCCTGCTTCGCGGAAGGAAGGGAGACGACAAGTGAGCGGTCAATTTCGCCAACTCTCACTATGCGTATCAATCCTCTGGCTTGCCGGATGCGGAAACTCGCCCCCGGTCCATTTCTACACCTTAAGCGCAGAAGCCGCATTCGATTCCAACGCCCCGGCCAAGGACAACCGCCTCATTGCGATCGGGCCCATAACCATGCCCGAGGTCATCGAGCGTCCGCAATTCGTGTTGCGCACCGGGCCCAATCAGGTGACGCTGGTCGAGGACCATCAATGGGCGGAACCGTTGCAGAGTGATATCCTGAGAGTCCTGGCAGAAAATCTCTCCCGGCTGCTGAGAACACCGCAGGTCGTTGTGTATCCACAGAAAGCGAGCGACCACGCGGACTATCGCGTGGCGATAGACGTCCAACAATTCGAATCCATACACGGCCAAAAAGTCTCGCTCAGCCTGCGCTGGACTATTCGGCAAGTCTCCCGAAACGAGACCCCATCCAAGACCGGACTCTCGCGCATCGAAGAACCGGTTCACAACTCGAGCTATGAAGCCTTGGCTGCTGCCCATAGCCGGGCCCTTGCCCGCGTCAGCATTGAGATAGCTGAGGCACTCCAACTCATGCCGCCGAAGCATTCTGAGTGACCGCCACCAACTGTTCGTTGGGTTCATCCTCCTTCACCCAGTTGGCCCAATCCGCAGGACGCTCCAACGGCCCCTCATGAAGGGGTACTACCCCGTTTGCCCCCGCGCTGCTCTATCGCCACTATTCCGCCCGCTCGACCAGACCCGCCCATACCGGGTTGCGCTCCACATAGCGACAGACCGACAGGAGATATTCGCTGGTTTCGACGGGACACGACTTAAACCGTCCTTGATAAACATGCCCCTCACCCACCGTGTGTCGGTGCTGATGCCAGCGTTGCGTATGGGTAAGAGTCAACCAGTTCATGAAGCGGGAGAGATCTCCGTCCTGGCGAGGCCACGCGACAAGGAGCCAGTGATTCGGCATGACACAGTCGGCAAGCAGCCTCATCGACAAGCGTTCACCAGCCTGGACCAGCACTCGTTCAAACGCCGCATAGTCCCCGTCGTCTTCGAACAAGGTCCGGCGTGCGTTGGCGCGATTCAAGACATGACAAACGACATTGCCGGATGCCGCGCGTAACGGGCGCCCCATGGACAC harbors:
- a CDS encoding transposase; this encodes MGRPLRAASGNVVCHVLNRANARRTLFEDDGDYAAFERVLVQAGERLSMRLLADCVMPNHWLLVAWPRQDGDLSRFMNWLTLTHTQRWHQHRHTVGEGHVYQGRFKSCPVETSEYLLSVCRYVERNPVWAGLVERAE
- a CDS encoding HDOD domain-containing protein, with protein sequence MSSTQELVQSCSNIFTLPEIYFRVRDVVDDSTSTMDDLANALKLDPAISARLLRIVNSPLYGFPKQIDTITRAVNMLGMQSVSDLVAATSIGRTFSGMTSDLMDLPAYWRKSVLCALLAGKVAKACGIEDSERFFIEGLLRDIGHLVLYQTIPERAQSALVEAGNFGTALAEVEQSSIGFDFTEVGAELIRFWGMPGQIELAIRHQLNPHAAGEYNLHASIVHLAGAVADHAELDPIRAKQPPAFDPFALSCTHFNPEERPTLLKEAQGQLQETLSFIYPLSMAA
- a CDS encoding transposase; translated protein: MGRPLRAASGNVVYHVLNRANARRTLFEDDGDYAAFERVLVQACERLSMRLLAYCVMPNHWHLVAWPRQGRDLSRFMNWLTLTHTQRWRVE
- a CDS encoding paraquat-inducible protein A; the encoded protein is MVGHARVTSATLAQTAARRGLLSCPLCSLLTQAEPMNGGSRCARCGTPLHFRKPNSISRTWALLLTSYILFIPANLLPIMHTNSLFGTQSDTIASGIVYFWASGDWHLAIIVFIASLLIPTAKLAILTFLVVSVQRRSTWDPLQRTNMYRVIELVGRWSMLDVFVVAISVALVHLHSLATIHAGAGAVAFGAVVITTMLATMTFDPRLIWDPYWTRDHE
- a CDS encoding intermembrane transport protein PqiB; the encoded protein is MSNSFDHSPSPDLPSAVAEAPRRRSIPFIWVLPLVAALIGGGLIVKGILDRGPTITITFKTAEGLEAGKTKIKYKSVEIGTVKQIALSKDQRGVLVTAELGKDTEPYLVDDNRFWVVRPLVSGGQVSGLGTLLSGSFIGMDIGKSTVEQRDYIGLEAPPIVAADVPGRHFVLISNTLGSLGIGSPVQYRQIDVGSVAGFSLNPDGTAVTIKIFINAPYDQYVTAATRFWNSSGIDFSLDATGLKVDTQSLASILIGGIAFETPPDSAPGSPAEENHTFALADNRSQARKLPDELAVPLIMYFKDSLRGLAIGAPVEFRGVPVGEVQSMRAEYDEAQAEYRFPVRIAVYPGRLAAMASQDEAHNISDANKRRERWDRLVAHGLRGQLQPSSLLTGQLYVAMEIFPDAPAQQIDWTKTPPVIPTVVGSMTEIQDTLPRLIRKLDQVPLDQISKDLRQTLQAWTHTMNNANQLVMRLDTDLVPTARLALTDLQSALKTVEHGIGTDAPIQQDLRDMLRELNRSAQSVRSLADYLERHPESLLRGRKGDDK
- a CDS encoding paraquat-inducible protein A, yielding MAPLSLIACHECDLLQRRIVLPQGGVGRCRRCHSVLYRTRQGGVDQPLACAIAASILFLIANVYPIVGLEVQGERQAANLYDTVHMLWVEGRGEVAILVCLTALIMPAIEIALLIYLLLPLKLHCVTEGTLPVLRFLQAVHPWSMVEVFLLGILVAFVKLEHLAEVRVGIALWAYVGLIPLLIVASLSFDPEALWSDMHE
- a CDS encoding DUF72 domain-containing protein — protein: MNIASPRFGTSSWAYEGWQGLVYHRTYPKSRFSQDTLAEYAAYPGHEAPLFSTVGIDHSFYRPASAKQFAHYAEQVPDTFRFCQKVWEEITIPAYANLPRYGAKAGKPNPRFLDVGTFRDLVLQPALDGLGQTLGPFIFEFQRWGLDPDAFLRQLDQFLGQLPSGPAYAIEVRTPAILGPRYHDILRAHAVAHVYNHWTAMPPLSEQHLRLTRTFTAPFTVLRLLTPLGLAFANAVERYAPYNRIVQPQPRMRQETVELVKQAAAEGRSAYVLVNNRSEGCSPLTVQALLEALAIPTDSPLTDSPL
- a CDS encoding PqiC family protein, coding for MSGQFRQLSLCVSILWLAGCGNSPPVHFYTLSAEAAFDSNAPAKDNRLIAIGPITMPEVIERPQFVLRTGPNQVTLVEDHQWAEPLQSDILRVLAENLSRLLRTPQVVVYPQKASDHADYRVAIDVQQFESIHGQKVSLSLRWTIRQVSRNETPSKTGLSRIEEPVHNSSYEALAAAHSRALARVSIEIAEALQLMPPKHSE